The Pseudomonas nunensis genome includes the window CAACAGGCGCAAACCCTGATCACCATGGCCGAGCGCCAAGGCGTGCGGCTCAGCGTCTACCAGAACCGGCGCTGGGATTCGGATTTCCTCACGGTGCGCAAACTCATCGAGTCCGGCGCGCTGGGCCAGATCACGCGTTTCGAATCCCGGGTCGAACGTTACTCGCCGCAGTCGGTGAACAACGGCAGCGGCGGTGGTTTCCTGCGCGACTTGGGCAGCCATCTGGTGGATCAGGCGCTGCTGTTATTCGGCCCGGTCACCCATGTTTACGCCGAACTGGAATACCTCGAAAAAGGCCAGACCTACGATAACGGCTTCTTTATGTCGCTGACCCACGCCAGCGGCGTCACTTCGCACCTGGGCGGCAGTTGCCTGCAAAACACCCCCGGGCCGCGCTTTCGGGTCACCGGCACCCAGGGTTGCTACAGCGTCGATGGCCTGGACGGGCAAGAGGCTTCGGCGCTGGCCGGGCTCTCGCCAAAATCCGAAGGCGAACGCTGGGGCGTCGAGGAACACCGGAACTGGGGCTGGTTCGAACAAGGCGAGGTGCGCGAGCGCGTTCCCTCCGAACGCGGCTGCTGGAATCAGTTCTATTTACAGCTACAAACCGCGTTGCAGAGCGGTGGCCCACTGCCGGTCGAGGCGCGTGATGCACTGGCGACCACCCGTGTTCTGGACGCTGCGCGACTGAGTGCCGAACGCCATCAAGTGGTGGAATTGGGCCAGTTCGATGCCCGTGGAATAAAATCAGAATTAAATTCTAAAATGAGTTGATATAGAAATTATTTTCCAATAAAGTCATTTCCAGGTTGCCGACTATCAACGTCCAATCTCGCTCAGGCCAAGCCTGAACGGGTGCAGGACGAACCAAAAACAAGAAACAAAAGCCAGGTACCGTCGATGAAAACCTTTAACGCTGCTTTGCATGTTTTACGTTCCGCTTCACACCTCTTTCGCGACCTGCCTCGCGCCTCGTTCCATTCCTTTTCCCGTTTGCTGTGCGTTGAACGCAACGGCGCCCTGGTCTGCTGCATTCCAGGCGCACCGATTGTCCGCTTGCCCCGTCACTGAAATCGTCACGCCTTATCCATAAAACCAACAAGAATGTGGAGAAAGACTTTTCATGAAGACCCCGATCCGTTTCACCGCACTTGCCTTGTCCTTGATGTTCGCCAGCGGCGCTGCTCTGGCTGATATGAAGATCGGCGTGAGCATGTCCCAGTTCGATGACACCTGGCTGACCTACCTGCGCGAATCCATGGACAAGAAAGCCAAGACCTATCCCGATGGCGTGCAGCTGCAATTCGAAGATGCCCGCAGCGATGTGGTCAAGCAGCTGAGCCAGGTGGAAAACTTCATCAGCCAGAAGGTCGATGCCATCGTGGTCAACCCGGTGGACACCGCAGCCACCCGTAAAATCACGGACGCCGCGGTCAAGGCCGGCATTCCGCTGGTCTACGTCAACCGCCGCCCGGATGACCTGAAACTGCCTAAAGGCGTGGTCACCGTCGCTTCCAACGACCTGGAGGCCGGTGAAATGCAGATGCAATACCTAGCCGACAAGATGGGCGGCAAGGGTGACATCGTGATTCTGCTGGGCGACCTGGCGAACAACTCCACGACCAACCGCACCAAAGGCGTAAAAGAGGTGCTGGCCAAGTACCCGAACATCAAGATCGAGCAAGAGCAGACCGGCACCTGGCTGCGCGATAAAGGCATGACCCTGGTCAAC containing:
- a CDS encoding sugar ABC transporter substrate-binding protein gives rise to the protein MKTPIRFTALALSLMFASGAALADMKIGVSMSQFDDTWLTYLRESMDKKAKTYPDGVQLQFEDARSDVVKQLSQVENFISQKVDAIVVNPVDTAATRKITDAAVKAGIPLVYVNRRPDDLKLPKGVVTVASNDLEAGEMQMQYLADKMGGKGDIVILLGDLANNSTTNRTKGVKEVLAKYPNIKIEQEQTGTWLRDKGMTLVNDWLTQGRKFDAVVANNDEMAIGAAMALSQAGVDKGSVLIAGVDGTPDGLNAIKKGNMAVSVFQDAKGQADGSIDTAVKMAKNEPVEQNVWVPYRLITPQNVDTFK
- a CDS encoding Gfo/Idh/MocA family protein codes for the protein MRIGLVGYGHGGRFFHAPLLSSLPGATFVGVVTRSPERRQLLAAEHPNVPAFDSIGQLVEAGIDVLVVSTPLKGRPALVLDGIEHGVAVVSDKPFAADAQQAQTLITMAERQGVRLSVYQNRRWDSDFLTVRKLIESGALGQITRFESRVERYSPQSVNNGSGGGFLRDLGSHLVDQALLLFGPVTHVYAELEYLEKGQTYDNGFFMSLTHASGVTSHLGGSCLQNTPGPRFRVTGTQGCYSVDGLDGQEASALAGLSPKSEGERWGVEEHRNWGWFEQGEVRERVPSERGCWNQFYLQLQTALQSGGPLPVEARDALATTRVLDAARLSAERHQVVELGQFDARGIKSELNSKMS